One window of the Camelina sativa cultivar DH55 chromosome 1, Cs, whole genome shotgun sequence genome contains the following:
- the LOC104710179 gene encoding transcription factor VIP1-like, whose product MNGWDNITPSEPLSRMMQRSAFYSSLPPLSLSPSSLRNHPLRSLSLSPTLLRGSSSSADVEDIDSSIRLNENPTSPPSIMRHYRSVSVDSCFNDFLELPLSPTSSVDGDCANTLDLEFGKDEGRPDPKEVRRILANREAAASSKKRKSQYRIDLECRIKYLEKAIMLMQKKEKLLEKDKQMLVDEKEEIRIRLESLKQQTKLHPDDIESLKGTTTLNGQVSVEAQRLKEVLASNEQLMIEVQRLKMVIGKVMHNDSQSDGLNMYQNDPNMFQQLIINESNQPQTSSPDFYGQN is encoded by the exons ATGAATGGATGGGACAATATCACTCCTTCCGAACCACTGTCGAGGATGATGCAGCGGTCGGCTTTCTACTCCTCCTTGCCGCCTTTGAGCCTTTCTCCGTCGTCATTACGTAATCATCCACTAAGATCGCTGAGCCTTTCTCCAACGTTGTTACGTGGTTCTTCGTCATCGGCTGATGTGGAGGATATAGACTCCTCCATTAGGCTCAACGAAAACCCTACATCGCCTCCTTCGATTATGAGACACTACAGGAGTGTTTCGGTGGATAGTTGTTTCAATGACTTCTTGGAGCTGCCTCTTTCTCCTACCAGTTCGGTTGATGGAGACTGCGCGAATACTTTGGACCTCGAGTTTGGTAAAGATGAGGGCAGACCTGATCCTAAGGAAGTGAGAAG AATCTTGGCAAACAGAGAGGCAGCTGCAAGTTCAAAGAAGAGGAAGTCACAGTACCGTATTGACTTGGAATGCAGAATAAAGTATCTTGAAAAGGCGATCATGTTGatgcaaaaaaaagagaagcttttGGAG AAAGATAAACAAATGTTGGTTGATGAAAAGGAGGAAATCAGGATTCGACTTGAATCGCTGAAGCAACAGACAAAACTCCATCCTGACG ATATTGAAAGTCTAAAGGGGACGACAACGTTGAACGGACAAGTGAGTGTGGAAGCACAACGGCTGAAGGAAGTATTAGCATCGAACGAACAATTGATGATAGAAGTGCAGCGGCTAAAGATGGTAATAGGAAAAGTGATGCATAACGACAGCCAATCTGATGGATTAAACATGTATCAAAATGACCCAAACATGTTCCAGCAACTCATCATCAATGAGTCCAACCAACCACAGACAAGCAGCCCTGATTTTTATGGACAAAACTAA